A window from Drosophila yakuba strain Tai18E2 chromosome 3L, Prin_Dyak_Tai18E2_2.1, whole genome shotgun sequence encodes these proteins:
- the LOC6534730 gene encoding histone-like protein 18C, with protein sequence MSSLEFKDSKQEAGSSKTVKSSKESVDDVNWEKSVASEEFEDFNEVENENSLSSGYVNFLRDFKKRYGDYYTDHQIKRAAETRWNEMSFRHRCQYSAEPMDTFHLKPDLVESNSGSSLSSSRDSEHRMHTERRGPTDTFFGASATKGNSCTPRKRENQCSKPRMRKSCPKPRAKCSKPRRSCAKPKQKCARPRKACPRPRKMCAKPKPKPKSSKPKCMM encoded by the exons ATGAGCAGTCTGGAATTCAAGGATAGTAAGCAGGAGGCGGGATCTTCGAAAACAGTGAAATCCTCAAAAGAATCAGTTGATGATGTTAATTGGGAGAAGTCTGTAGCCTCCGAAGAATTCGAAGATTTCAACGAGGTGGAGAACGAAAACTCGTTATCGTCGGGCTATGTTAATTTCCTGAGGGACTTCAAGAAGCGATATGGAGATTATTACACGGATCACCAGATAAAACGGGCAGCCGAAACCCGATGGAACGAAATGTCATTCCGTCATCGATGCCAGTACTCTGCG GAACCAATGGACACTTTTCATTTAAAGCCCGATTTGGTAGAGTCCAATAGTGGAAGTAGCCTTTCTAGCTCTAGGGACAGCGAGCACAGAATGCATACTGAAAGAAGAGGCCCCACAGATACTTTCTTCGGTGCCAGCGCCACCAAAGGCAATAGCTGCACTCCCAGAAAAAGGGAGAACCAGTGTTCCAAGCCTAGGATGAGGAAGAGTTGCCCCAAACCGCGGGCTAAGTGCTCGAAGCCCCGTCGCAGTTGCGCCAAGCCGAAGCAAAAATGCGCCAGACCCCGGAAAGCATGTCCCCGCCCCAGGAAGATGTGCGCCAAGCCGAAGCCCAAGCCCAAGAGCTCAAAGCCCAAGTGCATGATGTAA
- the LOC6534732 gene encoding uncharacterized protein LOC6534732, with protein sequence MLHSELLPPAGHQGIYAPLSQAMSDSESDEEIEIHNAANHRQKLPQKLQQAHQHSLPEQLQAQRIRIPPNTLALKLPHTRTSPTATRIVTRNPTGSTQKFQLEGSSYATNMQNTFRSVMLSDNGGVGSELSHFNSDFDANADNVAILGDHDQTGDNLSKRTPMSPARKCCFIGSLLLCFIAIVSFVWLIPCGNPDGTGSCPAVGDRIRTHNWFNNYTKAELKGGVNVVGGLRAWENNLIFMYRGDAFFPEFRPGNERRNGIICLIGSSGAVAWFVEMVDEPVALDCTLIDIDGNGKPACLVLDEYGELGAIHPVSGEWLWWFKDRSARKVDAYDFPVILPDLDADGVLDLLLVTSLSLVQRTKSLAQPKHESPEKLEARNVLRMLSGRKGTPFGEGFTLHECDTLSNVKLEAGNVSFTCQRGNGTEQQRSKSLAELYALITNKSIVGQRLGTSKISQHRNHGQRRELDAQRNIYSLSGRELVVENRGRCPEDCNVTFVLSEVRDGKPHVVENFIKSGMYGMKPAQWHFKNTKSQMSGFVMKFWKWHGLAKPSKPSSASNNSNNVQKSGSNNHTKNMNAIKDKEKSQAQAKKQQQHQRLRRSTDAKDHEFQPPHQEFDVFEHIKQKRETFGVPSPTKNLTKLSGISPGGSYKMNMITETVLLVVFVGADTHIENTSQSNIVQFCRHDRKEAVCQPDLNNQDHSMLVADLDQDGSQELVTYMSTFVHPEDQPLSEWKLLTYVRLLRLQAELPAYFEVHKHN encoded by the coding sequence ATGCTGCACTCCGAATTACTGCCACCCGCTGGCCACCAGGGCATCTATGCTCCGCTAAGTCAGGCAATGAGCGATTCCGAATCGGACGAGGAAATTGAGATTCACAACGCCGCCAATCATCGACAAAAATTGCCACAGAAACTTCAGCAAGCTCATCAGCATAGTCTGCCGGAGCAGCTCCAAGCCCAAAGGATACGCATCCCGCCGAACACACTAGCCCTGAAATTACCACATACTCGAACATCACCCACGGCCACCAGGATTGTGACTCGAAATCCAACCGGAAGTACCCAGAAATTCCAACTGGAAGGTAGTAGCTACGCTACCAACATGCAGAATACCTTCCGTTCCGTCATGTTGAGCGATAATGGTGGAGTGGGCTCGGAGTTGTCCCACTTCAACAGCGATTTCGATGCAAATGCAGATAATGTAGCCATCTTGGGAGACCATGATCAGACCGGTGACAACTTGTCAAAGAGGACCCCCATGTCACCGGCAAGAAAATGCTGTTTCATAGGTAGCCTACTGCTGTGCTTCATTGCTATCGTATCCTTTGTATGGCTGATACCCTGCGGTAATCCGGATGGCACTGGATCCTGTCCAGCCGTCGGAGACCGGATAAGGACCCACAACTGGTTTAATAACTACACAAAGGCGGAACTTAAGGGAGGAGTTAATGTGGTCGGAGGTCTAAGAGCCTGGGAAAACAACCTGATATTCATGTACCGCGGTGATGCCTTTTTCCCGGAGTTCCGGCCAGGTAACGAGCGGCGTAATGGCATAATCTGTTTGATTGGCTCCTCAGGAGCAGTGGCATGGTTTGTAGAGATGGTAGATGAACCTGTGGCACTAGATTGTACCCTCATTGATATAGATGGCAATGGGAAACCAGCTTGTTTAGTACTCGATGAGTACGGCGAACTTGGAGCCATTCATCCCGTCTCTGGTGAATGGCTTTGGTGGTTTAAGGACCGATCAGCCCGAAAGGTTGATGCCTATGATTTCCCCGTCATCCTGCCTGATCTGGATGCAGATGGAGTGCTGGACCTCCTTCTCGTGACCAGTTTGTCACTTGTACAGCGTACAAAATCGCTTGCCCAGCCTAAACATGAATCTCCGGAAAAACTAGAGGCACGCAATGTGTTGCGCATGCTGTCGGGCAGAAAAGGAACACCTTTTGGCGAGGGCTTCACCCTCCACGAATGCGACACACTGAGCAACGTGAAGCTCGAGGCGGGCAACGTGAGCTTCACCTGTCAGCGGGGCAATGGTACGGAGCAGCAGCGTTCTAAGAGTCTGGCCGAGCTGTATGCCCTGATCACCAACAAATCTATTGTAGGCCAACGACTAGGCACTTCAAAGATTTCGCAGCACAGGAACCACGGTCAGCGGCGTGAGCTGGATGCCCAGAGAAACATATATTCTCTAAGTGGACGGGAACTCGTGGTGGAGAACCGAGGACGATGTCCGGAAGATTGCAATGTCACCTTTGTCCTAAGTGAAGTCCGCGATGGCAAACCCCATGTGGTGGAAAACTTCATCAAGAGCGGAATGTATGGCATGAAACCTGCCCAATGGCACTTCAAGAATACCAAATCGCAAATGTCCGGCTTCGTGATGAAGTTCTGGAAGTGGCATGGCCTGGCTAAGCCTTCCAAACCGTCCTCCGCCTccaataacagcaacaatgtGCAGAAGAGTGGTAGCAATAATCACACCAAGAACATGAATGCCATCAAGGATAAAGAAAAGTCTCAGGCTCaagcaaaaaaacaacagcagcaccaacgTCTAAGAAGGAGCACGGATGCAAAAGATCACGAGTTTCAACCACCTCATCAAGAGTTCGATGTCTTTGAGCACATAAAGCAGAAGAGGGAAACATTCGGAGTGCCATCTCCAACTAAAAACCTTACCAAATTGAGTGGAATCTCTCCCGGCGGAAGCTACAAAATGAACATGATTACAGAGACCGTGCTACTAGTGGTTTTTGTGGGGGCCGATACTCACATCGAGAACACCTCGCAAAGCAACATTGTCCAGTTTTGCCGCCACGACCGCAAGGAAGCGGTGTGCCAACCGGATCTGAACAATCAGGACCACTCGATGCTTGTTGCAGATCTCGACCAGGACGGGTCACAGGAACTAGTTACATACATGTCTACCTTCGTGCATCCCGAGGATCAGCCGCTGAGCGAATGGAAACTGCTGACCTATGTGCGTTTGTTGCGCCTCCAAGCAGAGCTTCCCGCCTACTTCGAGGTCCACAAGCACAACTAG
- the LOC6534733 gene encoding uncharacterized protein LOC6534733 isoform X2 encodes MEQVTDTAATTPEPSQAEKPLQGVETSETLEPNTAALKTLSESAGPTDLEDELANLNGSEEGPGLDELSTLEQEIAKLHNIRPPDAASEAKESVTPSGGENNSGLESRMAPKEIKSGSPIIEDGHDASGNGQSSDSPLEEVDLIALLKGTDTSHGQPTGEEKCALEKALSDLDGVGEDVDVGVTIEGEGQFEIMEIDDDEGESSCRKASPKVPVSKPIKSNSLTSISKHKLSPEQARAVALEQMAGLKPKSRRKEPPPPPPVVKPIDIVSSLNDDWDDYDSEEDKPASSLVTEVITLSPAQVITKKPPMPVKRVTSPVKRNPNSPILLNNKISGVKVMLKTVSQKQLAASLSPAVEQSKPTVVVSPSKDTEEPTTGFKRMRVIKRKIIWDPDVPETKKSFAQYASTKATGKASSPAPPTPKTTVKSISPTTTTKKEVAPKKRSATPTARSSKAGTPIGGTERGPSPVKRRAQTPNTGLANGGTQKKKKVSEIDRLMGDEGAANMIHAVEHEQRELSGGEVSNKPLMRKRAMTITGRAARVAVEPTPPKKESAHSANKRTPAAADSVFTKTTANTSTSKPRASDSWDYVYKQRASEESMIMRRRSNSSYSSNASVSRNSLDNKPGAANLSDDAGEGSDPSFKFVKPVSKSNQRGGEDTSSHTLANDMKANNGSELVCLRKVNKVAHLVIHTQRGKFGHTYSRQLLEQLNDTLSSVARKGEFNTVLLTVEGPQFCQGIDCQELIQGSLEKRKDTASQLAVALKCYLRTLATFPKPLVAGIVGSLVNLGVMQLPFADYVVASDDCCFETNYAKLGQLPEGYALWHGHQKVSSEVHSRLFLLGERLFATELLGPHSFVDKICKTRNVNEEALAIAKQISTSSAEMYRTLKKVNHSAINATKFPRLDEELKVIGEQWVTANCLANFKSYLNDVDF; translated from the exons ATGGAGCAGGTGACGGATACTGCAGCGACAACACCGGAGCCCAGCCAAGCGGAGAAACCACTACAAGGAGTCGAAACATCGGAGACTCTAGAACCAAACACAGCGGCGTTGAAAACGCTTTCAGAAAGTGCGGGTCCCACTGATTTGGAGGATGAGCTGGCCAATCTTAACGGATCGGAAGAGGGCCCCGGCTTGGACGAGCTGAGTACGCTGGAGCAGGAGATAGCTAAGCTGCATAACATTCGACCGCCGGATGCGGCATCTGAAGCTAAAGAATCCGTCACTCCAAGTGGCGGAGAAAACAATAGTGGTTTGGAGTCCCGCATGGCCccaaaagaaattaaaagtgGGTCCCCAATAATCGAAGACGGCCATGATGCCTCAGGCAACGGTCAGTCCAGCGATTCCCCCTTGGAAGAGGTAGATCTTATTGCCCTGCTCAAGGGTACGGACACAAGTCATGGCCAGCCCACCGGCGAAGAAAAGTGCGCGTTGGAGAAGGCTCTTTCCGATCTCGACGGCGTTGGAGAAGACGTGGATGTAGGTGTTACCATCGAGGGCGAAGGGCAGTTCGAAATCATGGAAATTGACGACGATGAGGGGGAGTCATCCTGTCGAAAAGCCAGTCCCAAGGTACCTGTGTCCAAGCCCATCAAATCTAACTCGTTGACTTCTATTTCCAAGCATAAGCTTTCCCCGGAACAAGCCAGAGCTGTAGCTCTGGAGCAAATGGCCGGTCTTAAACCAAAGTCGCGCCGTAAGGAGCCGCCTCCACCGCCTCCTGTGGTCAAGCCAATAGATATTGTCAGCTCATTGAACGATGATTGGGACGACTACGATTCTGAGGAAGACAAGCCGGCTTCCTCGTTGGTGACAGAAGTAATAACTCTATCTCCGGCACAAGTAATCACTAAAAAGCCACCAATGCCTGTGAAAAGGGTGACATCGCCAGTTAAGCGCAACCCGAACTCGCCCATTTTGCTAAATAACAAGATCAGCGGCGTAAAAGTAATGTTAAAGACCGTGAGCCAAAAGCAACTGGCAGCCTCATTAAGTCCAGCCGTGGAGCAATCCAAACCAACAGTCGTTGTGTCACCTTCCAAGGACACTGAAGAGCCTACCACGG GATTCAAGCGCATGCGTGTCATTAAAAGGAAGATTATCTGGGATCCCGATGTACCGGAGACGAAAAAATCATTTGCGCAGTATGCCAGCACGAAGGCAACGGGAAAGGCGTCATCTCCAGCTCCCCCTACACCAAAAACAACTGTCAAAAGCATTTCACCCACCACGACGACTAAGAAGGAGGTGGCGCCAAAAAAACGTTCGGCCACGCCTACTGCTCGGTCCTCTAAAGCTGGGACGCCGATCGGAGGAACAGAGCGGGGTCCCTCGCCCGTCAAACGACGCGCGCAAACTCCGAACACAGGTCTAGCCAATGGAGGaacccaaaaaaagaagaaggtcTCTGAAATCGATCGCCTGATGGGCGATGAGGGCGCTGCCAATATGATTCATGCGGTGGAGCATGAACAGCGGGAGTTGAGTGGTGGTGAGGTGTCCAACAAACCGCTGATGCGCAAACGAGCCATGACCATAACCGGAAGG GCAGCCCGTGTTGCAGTGGAACCAACACCCCCCAAAAAAGAGTCAGCTCATTCTGCCAACAAACGAACGCCTGCTGCGGCTGATTCCGTATTTACTAAGACCACCGCCAACACATCTACCAGTAAGCCTCGCGCCTCCGACTCGTGGGACTATGTTTACAAGCAGCGCGCCAGTGAGGAATCGATGATCATGCGTAGGCGCTCCAATAGCTCCTACTCCAGCAACGCTTCCGTCAGCCGAAATTCGCTGGACAATAAACCTGGAGCAGCCAATCTGTCTGATGATGCAGGCGAGGGCTCTGATCCATCCTTTAAGTTTGTGAAGCCCGTAAGCAAGTCGAACCAAAGGGGAGGTGAAGATACCTCCTCGCATACACTGGCTAACGATATGAAGGCGAACAATGGTAGCGAACTGGTGTGTCTGCGCAAGGTTAACAAAGTTGCTCACTTGGTCATCCACACGCAACGAGGAAAATTTGGCCATACATACAGTAGGCAGTTGCTGGAGCAATTAAACGACACACTGTCCAGTGTTGCCCGCAAAGGCGAATTCAACACTGTGCTGCTTACCGTTGAGGGTCCACAGTTTTGCCAGGGCATCGATTGTCAGGAACTGATTCAGGGATCTTTGGAGAAGCGAAAAGATACTGCCAGTCAACTGGCCGTAGCCCTGAA ATGCTATTTACGCACTTTGGCAACATTTCCCAAACCCTTGGTGGCGGGCATTGTTGGCAGCCTGGTTAATTTGGGCGTTATGCAGCTTCCATTTGCTGACTATGTGGTGGCGTCTGATGATTGTTGCTTTGAGACTAACTATGCCAAATTAGGTCAACTGCCCGAGGGCTATGCTCTGTGGCATGGTCACCAAAAAGTGTCCAGTGAAGTG CACTCGCGCTTGTTCCTTTTGGGTGAAAGACTGTTCGCAACGGAACTTTTGGGGCCACATAGTTTCGTTGACAAGATCTGCAAGACCCGCAACGTCAATGAAGAGGCTCTGGCCATTGCCAAACAGATATCCACTAGCTCTGCGGAG ATGTATCGCACGCTGAAGAAAGTCAACCACTCCGCCATCAATGCTACGAAATTCCCACGTCTGGATGAGGAACTGAAAGTTATAGGCGAGCAATGGGTTACTGCCAATTGCTTGGCTAACTTTAAAAGTTATCTTAACGACGTTGATTTTTAG
- the LOC6534733 gene encoding uncharacterized protein LOC6534733 isoform X1, giving the protein MEQVTDTAATTPEPSQAEKPLQGVETSETLEPNTAALKTLSESAGPTDLEDELANLNGSEEGPGLDELSTLEQEIAKLHNIRPPDAASEAKESVTPSGGENNSGLESRMAPKEIKSGSPIIEDGHDASGNGQSSDSPLEEVDLIALLKGTDTSHGQPTGEEKCALEKALSDLDGVGEDVDVGVTIEGEGQFEIMEIDDDEGESSCRKASPKVPVSKPIKSNSLTSISKHKLSPEQARAVALEQMAGLKPKSRRKEPPPPPPVVKPIDIVSSLNDDWDDYDSEEDKPASSLVTEVITLSPAQVITKKPPMPVKRVTSPVKRNPNSPILLNNKISGVKVMLKTVSQKQLAASLSPAVEQSKPTVVVSPSKDTEEPTTGFKRMRVIKRKIIWDPDVPETKKSFAQYASTKATGKASSPAPPTPKTTVKSISPTTTTKKEVAPKKRSATPTARSSKAGTPIGGTERGPSPVKRRAQTPNTGLANGGTQKKKKVSEIDRLMGDEGAANMIHAVEHEQRELSGGEVSNKPLMRKRAMTITGRNQAARVAVEPTPPKKESAHSANKRTPAAADSVFTKTTANTSTSKPRASDSWDYVYKQRASEESMIMRRRSNSSYSSNASVSRNSLDNKPGAANLSDDAGEGSDPSFKFVKPVSKSNQRGGEDTSSHTLANDMKANNGSELVCLRKVNKVAHLVIHTQRGKFGHTYSRQLLEQLNDTLSSVARKGEFNTVLLTVEGPQFCQGIDCQELIQGSLEKRKDTASQLAVALKCYLRTLATFPKPLVAGIVGSLVNLGVMQLPFADYVVASDDCCFETNYAKLGQLPEGYALWHGHQKVSSEVHSRLFLLGERLFATELLGPHSFVDKICKTRNVNEEALAIAKQISTSSAEMYRTLKKVNHSAINATKFPRLDEELKVIGEQWVTANCLANFKSYLNDVDF; this is encoded by the exons ATGGAGCAGGTGACGGATACTGCAGCGACAACACCGGAGCCCAGCCAAGCGGAGAAACCACTACAAGGAGTCGAAACATCGGAGACTCTAGAACCAAACACAGCGGCGTTGAAAACGCTTTCAGAAAGTGCGGGTCCCACTGATTTGGAGGATGAGCTGGCCAATCTTAACGGATCGGAAGAGGGCCCCGGCTTGGACGAGCTGAGTACGCTGGAGCAGGAGATAGCTAAGCTGCATAACATTCGACCGCCGGATGCGGCATCTGAAGCTAAAGAATCCGTCACTCCAAGTGGCGGAGAAAACAATAGTGGTTTGGAGTCCCGCATGGCCccaaaagaaattaaaagtgGGTCCCCAATAATCGAAGACGGCCATGATGCCTCAGGCAACGGTCAGTCCAGCGATTCCCCCTTGGAAGAGGTAGATCTTATTGCCCTGCTCAAGGGTACGGACACAAGTCATGGCCAGCCCACCGGCGAAGAAAAGTGCGCGTTGGAGAAGGCTCTTTCCGATCTCGACGGCGTTGGAGAAGACGTGGATGTAGGTGTTACCATCGAGGGCGAAGGGCAGTTCGAAATCATGGAAATTGACGACGATGAGGGGGAGTCATCCTGTCGAAAAGCCAGTCCCAAGGTACCTGTGTCCAAGCCCATCAAATCTAACTCGTTGACTTCTATTTCCAAGCATAAGCTTTCCCCGGAACAAGCCAGAGCTGTAGCTCTGGAGCAAATGGCCGGTCTTAAACCAAAGTCGCGCCGTAAGGAGCCGCCTCCACCGCCTCCTGTGGTCAAGCCAATAGATATTGTCAGCTCATTGAACGATGATTGGGACGACTACGATTCTGAGGAAGACAAGCCGGCTTCCTCGTTGGTGACAGAAGTAATAACTCTATCTCCGGCACAAGTAATCACTAAAAAGCCACCAATGCCTGTGAAAAGGGTGACATCGCCAGTTAAGCGCAACCCGAACTCGCCCATTTTGCTAAATAACAAGATCAGCGGCGTAAAAGTAATGTTAAAGACCGTGAGCCAAAAGCAACTGGCAGCCTCATTAAGTCCAGCCGTGGAGCAATCCAAACCAACAGTCGTTGTGTCACCTTCCAAGGACACTGAAGAGCCTACCACGG GATTCAAGCGCATGCGTGTCATTAAAAGGAAGATTATCTGGGATCCCGATGTACCGGAGACGAAAAAATCATTTGCGCAGTATGCCAGCACGAAGGCAACGGGAAAGGCGTCATCTCCAGCTCCCCCTACACCAAAAACAACTGTCAAAAGCATTTCACCCACCACGACGACTAAGAAGGAGGTGGCGCCAAAAAAACGTTCGGCCACGCCTACTGCTCGGTCCTCTAAAGCTGGGACGCCGATCGGAGGAACAGAGCGGGGTCCCTCGCCCGTCAAACGACGCGCGCAAACTCCGAACACAGGTCTAGCCAATGGAGGaacccaaaaaaagaagaaggtcTCTGAAATCGATCGCCTGATGGGCGATGAGGGCGCTGCCAATATGATTCATGCGGTGGAGCATGAACAGCGGGAGTTGAGTGGTGGTGAGGTGTCCAACAAACCGCTGATGCGCAAACGAGCCATGACCATAACCGGAAGG AACCAGGCAGCCCGTGTTGCAGTGGAACCAACACCCCCCAAAAAAGAGTCAGCTCATTCTGCCAACAAACGAACGCCTGCTGCGGCTGATTCCGTATTTACTAAGACCACCGCCAACACATCTACCAGTAAGCCTCGCGCCTCCGACTCGTGGGACTATGTTTACAAGCAGCGCGCCAGTGAGGAATCGATGATCATGCGTAGGCGCTCCAATAGCTCCTACTCCAGCAACGCTTCCGTCAGCCGAAATTCGCTGGACAATAAACCTGGAGCAGCCAATCTGTCTGATGATGCAGGCGAGGGCTCTGATCCATCCTTTAAGTTTGTGAAGCCCGTAAGCAAGTCGAACCAAAGGGGAGGTGAAGATACCTCCTCGCATACACTGGCTAACGATATGAAGGCGAACAATGGTAGCGAACTGGTGTGTCTGCGCAAGGTTAACAAAGTTGCTCACTTGGTCATCCACACGCAACGAGGAAAATTTGGCCATACATACAGTAGGCAGTTGCTGGAGCAATTAAACGACACACTGTCCAGTGTTGCCCGCAAAGGCGAATTCAACACTGTGCTGCTTACCGTTGAGGGTCCACAGTTTTGCCAGGGCATCGATTGTCAGGAACTGATTCAGGGATCTTTGGAGAAGCGAAAAGATACTGCCAGTCAACTGGCCGTAGCCCTGAA ATGCTATTTACGCACTTTGGCAACATTTCCCAAACCCTTGGTGGCGGGCATTGTTGGCAGCCTGGTTAATTTGGGCGTTATGCAGCTTCCATTTGCTGACTATGTGGTGGCGTCTGATGATTGTTGCTTTGAGACTAACTATGCCAAATTAGGTCAACTGCCCGAGGGCTATGCTCTGTGGCATGGTCACCAAAAAGTGTCCAGTGAAGTG CACTCGCGCTTGTTCCTTTTGGGTGAAAGACTGTTCGCAACGGAACTTTTGGGGCCACATAGTTTCGTTGACAAGATCTGCAAGACCCGCAACGTCAATGAAGAGGCTCTGGCCATTGCCAAACAGATATCCACTAGCTCTGCGGAG ATGTATCGCACGCTGAAGAAAGTCAACCACTCCGCCATCAATGCTACGAAATTCCCACGTCTGGATGAGGAACTGAAAGTTATAGGCGAGCAATGGGTTACTGCCAATTGCTTGGCTAACTTTAAAAGTTATCTTAACGACGTTGATTTTTAG
- the LOC6534738 gene encoding protein ST7 homolog yields the protein MWDSSMFLSTLTPKFYVALTGTSSLISGLILIFEWWYFRKYGTSFIEQVSINHISPWINGSDGQSESSNGSGSSSSSGSSSSSNGGAGGGGSGGAGASGSGSATTSTGTQMPECKVWRNPLNLFRGAEYQRFFWATSKEPLTYYDMNLSAQDHQTFFTCEGDARKEEYEIMQTAWRERNPMQRIKSAHSALEINAECAPAYILLAEEEAMTIMEAEKILKTALKVAEINYRKSQATQHQGAIADGMHRRDTNVLIYIKRRLAMCARKLGKLKEAAKMFRDLTKEIPSIMSVLNIHENLIETLLEMQAYADCHAILAKYDDISLPKSATICYTAALLKARAVADKFSPDIASKRGLSPAEMSAVEAIHRAVEFNPHVPKYLLETKRLILPPEHILKRGDSEALAYAFFHLKHWKQVEGALNLLHCTWEGTFRMLPYPLERGHLFYPYPTCTECADRELLPAFHEVSVYPKKELPFFILFTAGLCSITALLALATHQYPEPMGHLAQTVLTWISYPFQLLKERIEAFWPCNLLQQLSRV from the exons atGTGGGATTCGTCCATGTTTCTCAGCACTCTGACGCCCAAGTTCTACGTGGCGCTCACAGGAACCTCCAGCCTGATCTCGGGCCTGATCCTGATCTTTGAGTGGTGGTATTTCCGGAAATATGGCACTTCGTTTATAG AGCAAGTCTCCATCAACCACATTAGCCCCTGGATAAATGGCAGCGATGGGCAGTCAGAGTCGAgcaatggcagtggcagcagcagcagcagtggctccagtagcagcagcaatggAGGAGCAGGCGGTGGAGGATcgggaggagcaggagcatcAGGTAGTGGTAGCGCCACAACAAGTACGGGCACCCAAATGCCCGAGTGTAAGGTCTGGCGGAATCCCCTCAATCTTTTCCGCGGCGCTGAGTACCAGAGATTCTTTTGGGCAACCAGCAAGGAGCCACTGACCTACTACGATATGAACTTAAGTGCCCAGGACCATCAGACCTTTTTCACCTGCGAGGGCGATGCCCGCAAAGAAGAGTATGAAATCATGCAGACGGCCTGGCGCGAACGGAATCCCATGCAGCGCATCAAGTCCGCTCACAGTGCACTGGAAATCAATGCAGAATGTGCGCCTGCCTATATACTGCTAGCCGAAGAGGAAGCCATGACCATTATGGAGGCAGAGAAGATCCTGAAGACAGCCCTAAAGGTGGCCGAGATCAACTACCGCAAGTCGCAGGCCACCCAACATCAGGGCGCCATAGCGGATGGAATGCATCGGCGGGACACCAATGTGTTGATCTACATCAAGCGACGACTAGCCATGTGCGCCCGCAAGCTAGGCAAGCTGAAGGAGGCGGCAAAGATGTTTCGCGATCTTACCAAGGAGATACCCTCGATTATGAGTGTGCTGAACATCCACGAGAATCTAATCGAAACGCTGCTGGAGATGCAGGCCTACGCCGATTGCCATGCCATTCTGGCCAAGTACGATGACATATCGCTGCCAAAATCGGCGACCATCTGCTATACAGCTGCTCTGCTGAAGGCGCGTGCCGTGGCCGATAAGTTTTCGCCAGACATTGCATCCAAGCGAGGTCTAAGTCCTGCAGAAATGAGCGCCGTTGAGGCCATTCATCGGGCGGTGGAGTTTAATCCGCATGTGCCCAAGTATCTGCTGGAGACAAAGCGACTTATTCTACCGCCAGAGCACATTTTGAAGCGAGGCGATTCAGAGGCACTGGCCTATGCGTTCTTCCATCTGAAGCACTGGAAGCAGGTGGAGGGGGCCCTaaatctgctgcattgcacCTGGGAGGGCACGTTTCGCATGCTGCCGTATCCGCTGGAGCGCGGCCACCTCTTCTATCCATATCCCACGTGCACAGAGTGCGCGGATCGCGAATTGCTGCCGGCGTTCCACGAGGTGTCCGTTTATCCCAAGAAGGAGCTGCCCTTCTTCATCCTCTTCACGGCGGGACTATGCTCCATTACCGCCCTGCTGGCCTTGGCCACCCACCAGTATCCGGAGCCCATGGGTCATTTGGCACAGACCGTACTTACCTGGATTTCGTATCCGTTTCAGCTGCTCAAGGAGCGCATCGAGGCGTTCTGGccgtgcaatctgctgcaGCAGTTGTCACGCGTCTAA